The Dreissena polymorpha isolate Duluth1 chromosome 10, UMN_Dpol_1.0, whole genome shotgun sequence genome includes a region encoding these proteins:
- the LOC127847587 gene encoding E3 ubiquitin-protein ligase TRIM71-like, producing the protein MHATDPRHKTLVKIPVGTNMTSQMISPRGHARPNLRENEETMECSLCLKNFTTPKLLPCFHTFCLRCLQEYVERNAHNQKFACPLCAFECVIPPGGGVDELQTNFYIKAAQTKLKIAANSPCEICNDGSRAERCCIECEQNLCANCSRSHLKMKSSRDHHLVSLTEKKNAGEGQVTSKTFCEKHKGDELGFYCRKCAIPICLRCKVTVHEQHTTEDLSDVASEIRVLLTDMLKCAQGVLPKFHGHLNDITYYNDHLEKEREKLKEEIVEQTKRLHATVDELSRKMVADVEDEYCVEMARLSTRRNMISDRTTSFSTQLHSANQVVCYGSDADIAWNRDSLAEQLQKMASLITPADMIHLKMDFIPSSDVTSAGVGDLIGALKKIRDPTENLKIEEFSSFSVDNSFKAINSVCPVDDGTAWIALGWTADAHLFYRHGVKIKTHVVSKTIDFIARDSESLIMSSNEQKSVGKPGPGFNLDDFATFPGYNPRGIAVTPDGDVLICLAQSAAFQDYRPNHKNKVVRLNSAGKMINEYGADGKLYMYPLRVAVNVNGDICVTDCRKLSVIIVKRSGEFKTEYSGQNDKDGKANFEPRGIACDARGHIFVADGATHAIHMLDHTGKFMRHVVTEDQGLFGPYSVAVDREDYLWIGCRDADTKVFKLNWT; encoded by the exons ATGCATGCGACTGATCCCAGACACAAAACGCTAGTAAAAATTCCGGTAGGCACGAACATGACGTCACAGATGATATCACCACGAGGGCATGCGCGGCCAAATCTCAGAGAAAATGAAGAAACGATGGAGTGTAGCCTTTGCCTTAAAAATTTTACAACACCAAAGCTTTTACCGTGCTTCCACACGTTTTGCCTTCGCTGTCTTCAAGAATATGTCGAAAGAAACGCGCACAACCAAAAGTTTGCGTGTCCTCTTTGTGCATTCGAGTGCGTTATTCCCCCAGGAGGAGGAGTTGACGAATTGCAGACGAACTTTTACATCAAAGCCGCGCAGACGAAACTAAAAATAGCCGCAAATAGTCCGTGTGAG ATTTGCAATGACGGTTCCCGGGCAGAGAGGTGTTGCATCGAATGTGAGCAGAACCTGTGCGCAAACTGCAGCCGGAGCCATCTCAAGATGAAGTCGTCACGTGACCACCACCTGGTGTCCTTGACCGAGAAAAAGAACGCAGGGGAAGGTCAGGTCACGAGCAAAACGTTCTGCGAGAAACATAAAG GCGACGAGCTGGGCTTCTATTGCCGGAAGTGCGCTATTCCGATCTGCCTTCGCTGCAAGGTGACGGTGCACGAGCAGCACACGACGGAGGACCTGTCGGATGTTGCGTCCGAGATCCGCGTGCTACTGACGGACATGCTGAAGTGCGCCCAGGGGGTGCTGCCCAAGTTCCACGGGCACCTCAACGACATCACCTACTACAACGACCATCTGGAGAAGGAACGCGAGAAGCTGAAGGAGGAGATTGTTGAACAG ACGAAGAGGCTACACGCCACCGTGGACGAGCTGTCCCGGAAGATGGTTGCTGACGTGGAGGACGAGTACTGTGTGGAGATGGCGCGACTGTCCACCCGCCGTAACATGATTAGCGACCGCACCACATCATTCTCTACACAGCTACACTCCGCCAACCAG GTGGTCTGCTACGGTTCGGATGCAGACATCGCCTGGAATCGTGACAGCCTGGCGGAACAGCTCCAGAAGATGGCCAGTCTGATCACCCCCGCCGACATGATCCACCTCAAGATGGACTTCATCCCCAGCAGTGACGTCACTTCCGCGGGGGTCGGTGACCTCATCGGCGCGTTGAAGAAGATACGAGACCCGACGGAGAATCTTAAG ATAGAAGAGTTTTCGTCATTCTCAGTTGACAACAGTTTCAAAGCTATAAACAGCGTCTGTCCTGTTGACGACGGTACCGCTTGGATCGCGTTGGGCTGGACCGCAGACGCGCACCTGTTCTACCGACACGGAGTAAAAATCAAGACACATGTGGTCTCAAAGACGATCGACTTCATCGCTCGAGATTCCGAGTCGCTTATTATGTCAAGCAACGAGCAGAAGTCCGTTGGGAAGCCAGGTCCTGGTTTTAACTTGGACGATTTTGCGACGTTCCCCGGTTACAACCCACGTGGCATTGCAGTGACGCCAGATGGCGATGTTCTGATTTGTCTCGCACAGTCGGCTGCATTCCAGGATTACCGACCTAACCACAAGAACAAGGTCGTCCGTTTGAATTCGGCGGGGAAAATGATCAACGAGTATGGTGCCGACGGGAAACTGTACATGTACCCACTACGCGTTGCCGTCAATGTCAATGGCGACATTTGTGTGACCGATTGTCGTAAACTGAGTGTAATCATCGTAAAGCGTTCTGGGGAATTTAAGACGGAGTACTCCGGACAAAACGACAAAGATGGCAAAGCCAATTTTGAGCCCCGCGGCATCGCCTGTGACGCAAGGGGCCATATTTTTGTAGCAGACGGGGCAACGCACGCTATCCATATGCTGGATCACACGGGGAAGTTCATGCGTCACGTGGTCACAGAGGATCAGGGGCTGTTTGGTCCCTATTCAGTAGCTGTCGACAGGGAGGATTATCTTTGGATTGGCTGCAGAGATGCTGATACCAAAGTGTTCAAACTTAATTGGACATAA